Proteins co-encoded in one Flavobacterium fluviale genomic window:
- a CDS encoding DUF2931 family protein, whose product MKHYLIISLASLLFFISCNNSNTKKSKENFKWAVTVTAPFNYPIEIHKGYLGNDKKMIAAFMNTGLTEDGWNYDGDVLSGGKEMPTFLSLTWISYAEKKFWKIETAIDEATQNKIQKLFNEGYINKSRNREPSHITYKKITVGVAPGGTVIVWLTGQNKRTEIANFQAMESFVSVNEFYRNPDEDTQQEFYDYFYNAYISKETQEYIKKNGVPVNLWKEFRTKYNYRFNIHFYKADKESFERESEYVNGEKEIIRIEDLNNYQNKALPSYCRFWFCQYNAEAEFDDEEVLNAFKKISKNHPDKNIEIEAKVAFMYKTTTFTVKCEGDEIPLEKTVVRMWKN is encoded by the coding sequence ATGAAACACTACTTAATTATAAGTCTCGCTAGTTTGCTTTTTTTTATTTCCTGCAACAACTCAAATACAAAGAAAAGCAAAGAAAATTTTAAGTGGGCAGTTACAGTTACAGCTCCATTTAATTATCCTATAGAAATACATAAAGGATATTTAGGTAATGATAAAAAAATGATAGCTGCATTTATGAATACTGGTCTTACAGAGGATGGATGGAATTATGACGGAGATGTACTTTCAGGTGGAAAAGAGATGCCGACTTTCTTATCCCTAACTTGGATAAGTTATGCTGAAAAAAAGTTTTGGAAGATTGAAACTGCAATAGACGAAGCTACTCAGAATAAAATACAAAAATTATTCAATGAAGGCTATATCAACAAAAGCCGTAATAGAGAGCCCTCCCATATTACCTATAAAAAAATTACGGTTGGTGTAGCACCAGGAGGGACAGTTATTGTGTGGCTTACAGGACAAAATAAAAGAACTGAGATCGCAAATTTTCAAGCAATGGAATCTTTCGTAAGTGTTAATGAATTTTACAGAAATCCAGATGAAGATACGCAACAAGAATTTTACGATTATTTCTATAATGCTTATATATCTAAAGAAACTCAAGAATACATCAAAAAGAATGGAGTTCCTGTAAACTTATGGAAAGAGTTTAGAACAAAATACAATTATCGCTTTAATATTCATTTTTATAAAGCAGACAAAGAAAGTTTTGAAAGGGAATCAGAATATGTAAATGGTGAAAAAGAAATAATAAGGATAGAAGATTTAAATAACTATCAAAATAAAGCTTTGCCTTCTTATTGCAGATTTTGGTTCTGCCAGTATAATGCCGAAGCAGAGTTCGATGACGAAGAAGTATTAAATGCTTTCAAAAAAATAAGTAAAAATCATCCCGACAAAAATATCGAGATAGAAGCAAAAGTTGCTTTTATGTACAAAACCACAACTTTTACAGTTAAATGCGAAGGAGATGAAATTCCGTTAGAAAAAACTGTTGTTAGAATGTGGAAGAATTAG
- a CDS encoding glycosyltransferase: MKAISNKSKIVFLSTFPPTQCGIATYTQDTIKGITDVYGKSITCEICELVDAPKEKPTQAFTLNTKNREEYTTVAEEINNDEAVKLVHIQHEFGLFSGNYGDYLLDFLNVIKKPVTYTFHSVIPNPNNELKTFVKLLLSYSNSVFVMTNRSKEILIKDYGINEEIITCVPHGTHIVVYEAPQNAKEKLNIGDRIVLSTFGLLGEGKNIETGLQALPKIVEKAPNALYLIIGKTHPNLIKDGVDTYRTKLESIVEELNLQNNVRFINEYLDTDQLLEYLKATDIYMFTSKDPNQAVSGTFAYAMSCACPIVASKIPHTREVLTPDSGILVDIGDVDQFADAAIKLIADENLRNEMGINSFTKMRASSWENAAITHMNAYKNLIENPSEIKYSYPTIQLRHIKRLTTELGIIQFSKISIPDLDSGYTLDDNARALIAFCMHYKLTQDKDDLAYILIYLDFIQRCQKPKGNFINYVDQENREHIEQNAEVNLEDSNARAIWALGTVVSISDILPEAITKKATRCLLNSLKWTETIQSPRSIGFATKGLYLYHSTIPNLYVAAIINKLNAKLLANYEDTATEDWQWFENYLTYGNGVLPESMLYAYLITNKPVYKKVALDSLDFLISKTFIDGNFKAISNQSWHHKGAEPQQYGEQPIDVTYTIQTLNSFYEAFKTPEYKKKMKAAFNWFLGKNHLNQIMYNPVSGGGYDGLEKENVNLNQGAESTVCFLTARLLMEKLAQSQSKVIPLMKSRTGIAINS; this comes from the coding sequence ATGAAAGCAATATCAAATAAATCAAAAATAGTTTTTCTATCTACTTTTCCGCCAACACAATGCGGTATAGCAACTTACACTCAAGACACAATTAAAGGAATTACCGATGTATATGGTAAATCTATTACATGTGAAATCTGTGAACTTGTAGATGCACCAAAGGAAAAACCAACTCAAGCCTTTACTTTAAACACTAAAAATAGAGAAGAATATACTACTGTTGCAGAAGAAATCAATAATGATGAAGCTGTAAAACTGGTACATATTCAACATGAATTTGGTTTGTTTTCAGGAAATTACGGAGATTATCTTTTAGATTTTTTAAATGTCATTAAAAAGCCTGTTACCTATACTTTTCACAGTGTAATTCCAAATCCTAATAACGAATTAAAAACATTTGTGAAACTGTTATTGAGCTATAGCAATTCGGTTTTTGTAATGACTAACAGATCAAAAGAAATACTAATTAAAGATTATGGCATCAATGAAGAAATAATTACTTGCGTACCTCATGGAACCCACATCGTAGTATATGAAGCTCCACAAAATGCAAAGGAAAAATTAAACATTGGAGACAGAATAGTATTATCTACTTTCGGACTTTTAGGCGAAGGAAAAAATATTGAAACAGGATTGCAGGCACTTCCTAAAATTGTCGAGAAAGCGCCAAACGCCTTATACTTAATTATTGGAAAAACACATCCAAATTTAATTAAAGACGGTGTTGACACTTATAGAACTAAATTGGAATCTATTGTAGAAGAATTAAACCTTCAAAACAATGTACGTTTTATCAACGAATATTTGGATACAGACCAGCTTTTAGAATACTTAAAAGCAACTGATATTTATATGTTTACATCTAAAGATCCAAATCAGGCTGTGAGCGGTACTTTTGCTTACGCAATGAGCTGTGCATGTCCGATCGTAGCATCAAAAATCCCTCATACTAGAGAGGTATTAACTCCAGATTCTGGAATTTTAGTAGATATCGGAGATGTTGATCAATTTGCAGATGCTGCAATTAAATTAATTGCCGATGAAAACTTAAGAAACGAAATGGGTATCAATTCATTTACAAAAATGCGCGCTTCTTCTTGGGAAAATGCAGCAATTACACATATGAATGCCTATAAAAACTTAATTGAAAATCCATCGGAAATTAAATACAGTTATCCTACCATTCAATTAAGACATATTAAAAGATTAACTACTGAACTTGGAATTATTCAGTTTAGTAAAATTTCTATTCCAGATTTAGATTCTGGTTACACTCTAGATGATAATGCAAGAGCGCTTATTGCTTTCTGTATGCATTACAAACTAACGCAGGACAAAGATGATTTAGCGTATATTTTAATCTATTTAGATTTTATTCAACGCTGTCAAAAACCAAAAGGAAACTTCATCAATTATGTAGATCAGGAAAATCGTGAACATATTGAGCAAAATGCCGAAGTTAATTTGGAAGATTCAAACGCAAGAGCAATTTGGGCATTAGGAACTGTAGTTTCAATTTCAGATATTCTTCCAGAAGCAATTACTAAAAAAGCAACAAGATGTTTATTGAATTCACTAAAATGGACAGAAACTATTCAATCGCCTCGTTCTATTGGATTTGCAACTAAAGGTTTATACTTGTACCATTCAACAATTCCAAACTTATACGTAGCAGCAATTATCAATAAATTGAATGCAAAACTGCTTGCTAATTATGAAGACACAGCTACAGAAGACTGGCAGTGGTTTGAAAATTATTTAACATACGGTAATGGTGTTCTTCCAGAATCTATGCTTTATGCTTACTTAATTACAAACAAACCTGTTTACAAAAAAGTCGCTTTGGACTCTTTAGATTTCTTGATCTCTAAAACATTTATAGACGGAAACTTTAAAGCTATTTCAAATCAAAGCTGGCATCATAAAGGTGCAGAGCCGCAACAATACGGAGAACAGCCAATTGATGTTACCTACACTATTCAGACTTTAAATTCTTTCTACGAAGCATTTAAAACTCCAGAATACAAAAAGAAAATGAAAGCTGCTTTTAATTGGTTCTTAGGTAAAAACCATTTGAATCAGATTATGTACAATCCAGTAAGCGGCGGTGGTTATGACGGACTTGAAAAAGAAAATGTAAACTTAAATCAAGGCGCAGAATCTACAGTATGCTTTTTAACAGCAAGATTATTAATGGAAAAACTAGCACAATCACAGTCTAAAGTTATTCCCTTAATGAAATCTCGCACTGGAATAGCAATTAACTCATAA
- a CDS encoding DUF2931 family protein, with protein MKQYLIISFASLLFFISCNNSNTKKIENKDSFSWGSTITAPHKYPIEIHRGYLANDKKMITAYINTGISTGDWGFGNNAYAGGKTIPTKLSLIWISYADKKFYKIEAVLPKDKILALFKEGYKDKDRSQITYNDITVGLAPGGFVVIWLTGKNRSI; from the coding sequence ATGAAACAGTACTTAATCATAAGTTTCGCTAGTTTGCTCTTTTTTATTTCCTGTAACAATTCAAATACAAAAAAAATAGAAAATAAAGATAGTTTTAGCTGGGGATCTACTATAACAGCACCGCATAAGTACCCTATTGAAATTCATAGAGGGTATCTGGCTAATGATAAGAAAATGATCACCGCTTATATTAATACAGGAATAAGTACAGGCGATTGGGGATTTGGAAATAATGCTTATGCCGGAGGAAAAACAATTCCCACAAAATTATCACTTATATGGATAAGTTATGCAGATAAAAAATTTTATAAAATAGAGGCAGTATTACCTAAAGATAAAATATTAGCCTTGTTTAAGGAAGGTTATAAGGATAAAGATAGGTCTCAAATAACTTATAATGATATTACGGTAGGCCTAGCTCCCGGAGGATTTGTTGTAATATGGCTTACAGGAAAAAATCGTAGTATCTAA
- a CDS encoding DUF2931 family protein — MENKDSFSWGSTITAPHKYPIEIHKGYLANDRQMITAYINTGISTGDWGFGNNAYAGGKTIPTKLSLIWISYADKKFYKIEAVLPKDKILALFKEGYKDKDSSHITYNDITVGLAPGGFVVIWLTGKNRSIEIAHYQAVETFVDVNEFYRNPREHTQQEFYDYYYEASLPKQTQEYIKKNGVPVNLWKEFRTKYNYRFNIHFYKADKESSERESEYVNGEKEIIRAEDLNTYQNKALPSYCRFWFSQYNAEAEFDGEEVLNAFKKISKNHPDKNIEIEAKVAFMYKTTTFTVKCEGDEIPLEKTVVRMWKN; from the coding sequence ATGGAAAATAAAGATAGTTTTAGCTGGGGATCTACTATAACAGCACCGCATAAATATCCTATTGAAATTCATAAAGGATATCTGGCTAATGATAGGCAAATGATCACCGCTTATATTAATACAGGAATAAGTACAGGCGATTGGGGATTTGGAAATAATGCTTATGCCGGAGGAAAAACAATTCCGACAAAATTATCACTTATATGGATAAGTTATGCAGATAAAAAATTTTATAAAATAGAGGCAGTATTACCTAAAGATAAAATATTAGCCTTGTTTAAGGAAGGTTATAAGGATAAAGATAGTTCTCATATAACTTATAATGATATTACAGTAGGTCTAGCTCCCGGAGGATTTGTTGTAATATGGCTTACAGGAAAAAATCGTAGTATCGAAATAGCGCATTATCAGGCTGTAGAAACTTTTGTCGACGTTAATGAATTTTATAGAAATCCTCGTGAACATACTCAACAGGAGTTTTATGATTATTACTATGAAGCATCTTTACCGAAGCAAACTCAAGAATATATCAAAAAGAATGGAGTTCCTGTAAACTTATGGAAAGAGTTTAGAACAAAATACAATTATCGCTTTAATATTCATTTTTATAAAGCAGATAAAGAAAGTTCTGAAAGGGAATCAGAATATGTAAATGGCGAAAAAGAAATAATAAGGGCAGAAGATTTAAATACCTATCAAAATAAAGCTTTGCCTTCTTATTGCAGATTTTGGTTCAGCCAGTATAATGCCGAAGCAGAGTTCGATGGCGAAGAAGTATTAAATGCTTTCAAAAAAATAAGTAAAAATCATCCCGACAAAAATATCGAGATAGAAGCAAAAGTTGCTTTTATGTACAAAACCACAACTTTTACAGTTAAATGCGAAGGAGATGAAATCCCGTTAGAAAAAACTGTTGTTAGAATGTGGAAGAATTAG
- a CDS encoding DUF4280 domain-containing protein: protein MGKKHFVVQGATCQCQFSVAPQTDMLLVNTHSKHYANDSSGKEKLIATDKEIGQTMQNNTFGKCKKQPSGNDYLPCMISITKWSGVNEKVTYSNNGKALLEDSKAACPKGAQDCISIKNHGQTAELTDKNIKNSSPQILAEILPGVNFSDLEDEALMINNTQDE from the coding sequence ATGGGCAAAAAACATTTTGTTGTTCAGGGAGCAACTTGTCAGTGTCAATTTAGTGTCGCACCACAAACAGATATGTTACTTGTAAACACACACTCAAAGCATTATGCGAATGACAGTTCAGGAAAAGAAAAACTGATTGCAACGGATAAAGAAATTGGACAAACAATGCAGAATAATACTTTTGGTAAATGCAAAAAGCAGCCTTCAGGCAATGATTATCTGCCCTGCATGATAAGTATAACCAAATGGTCTGGTGTTAACGAAAAAGTAACTTATTCCAACAATGGGAAAGCTTTACTTGAGGATAGCAAAGCAGCCTGTCCAAAGGGAGCGCAAGATTGTATTTCGATTAAAAACCATGGGCAGACAGCAGAGTTGACAGATAAAAACATTAAAAACAGTTCACCTCAGATACTGGCTGAAATATTACCAGGAGTAAATTTTAGTGATTTAGAAGATGAAGCTTTAATGATTAATAATACACAAGATGAGTAA
- a CDS encoding T6SS phospholipase effector Tle1-like catalytic domain-containing protein, with translation MSKKLHAVPKEPLAQGQKWNAKKGHLVLSKAGTFTVEIIKTDELHKNAPKKLPPFNRLTQEEVWKIKDYSTRFRVVESHKERDKEEEKYNKEKETFNKNIDNELKKLNWCWEAVGKGMDGKTIKHNNSFTKGLPFDLCKKINFPKLLEGGAPAWLEVFTENDPATGQLPHGMFVSAIGSPKIIAAEWRDYTGRLITEEIAFGSTVYLHIYTEALYGQNIEIQLRDTKLVNGDLTPTPSDKDGDPIQKLSAKPLTRFTRSVKTHQYNAVTKPPAGSITNGMITEKGKKQFPVSNVQKCFFPVFIEHAWQFQGAGPFDSGSKLSINPIVYHSKIEDQKIDLDDCVLKVSRNGILMQGELTGNNPLVLGEDEKTGAPEDQKKIDFTFGVFIDGTLNNMYNTIARKTWEEDQIRKKHPELSNEDKQKYAENPEEHLKVAASSQDQIGKESESKYKYKEENSFENDLSNPAIIFKNYLDDSTNKTHPVYKIYTEGMGTNTLNDDDHNADTGVLPLENYEKDDLMEGPGFGQGKAGILDRVERAVKLMADKIVAIGQTEVGTITVDVFGFSRGAASARCFVHEITRQPYMATGTNYKGTRYYRDANGHEVRNKYSDKKLPSNGRLGYYLTETKNPITFDRLIIRFAGLYDTVPHHGFVQWNDVKDLGLNSISKAKYTVHMVAADEHRANFDLVDISCITGKKGGGKTDRGIELYLPGVHCDVGGSYVEGRSEVNGRIMVSPLLSGIDLEKEKERLITEGWFKPKELTIHWDNPQRTIINGVARVLSSNREAISNQYSYIPLHLMVKFCLDNDVPIYLKGITDAYAFKNTKFSNISFLEKVKARLEEYAFHDGQPFVYENMPMQTIVDGTDDHTALAIEEERRKKEEDSYNGELKKLRHEYLHWNAVYGEGIINTLVQANKPNFEEGKRKRKVNG, from the coding sequence ATGAGTAAAAAATTGCATGCTGTACCAAAAGAGCCTTTAGCTCAGGGGCAAAAATGGAATGCGAAAAAGGGGCATTTAGTACTTTCTAAAGCAGGAACATTTACCGTAGAAATTATAAAAACCGATGAACTGCATAAAAATGCTCCGAAGAAGTTACCTCCGTTTAATCGATTAACCCAAGAAGAAGTTTGGAAAATAAAAGACTATAGTACTAGATTTAGAGTGGTCGAGTCTCATAAGGAAAGAGATAAAGAGGAAGAAAAATATAATAAAGAAAAGGAAACATTCAATAAAAACATTGATAATGAATTAAAAAAATTAAACTGGTGCTGGGAAGCTGTTGGTAAAGGAATGGATGGAAAAACCATAAAACATAATAATTCATTTACAAAAGGGCTGCCGTTTGATTTATGCAAAAAAATAAATTTTCCTAAGTTATTAGAAGGCGGTGCTCCAGCCTGGTTAGAAGTTTTTACAGAAAACGATCCTGCAACAGGACAACTCCCTCATGGAATGTTTGTAAGTGCGATTGGATCTCCTAAAATTATCGCTGCTGAATGGCGTGATTATACTGGCCGCCTTATTACAGAAGAAATTGCATTTGGTTCTACAGTTTATCTGCACATTTATACTGAAGCACTGTATGGGCAGAATATAGAAATTCAGCTTCGAGATACAAAACTTGTAAATGGTGATTTAACACCTACACCAAGTGATAAAGACGGAGATCCCATACAAAAACTTTCTGCAAAACCCTTAACCAGATTTACACGCTCAGTTAAAACACATCAATACAATGCTGTTACAAAACCACCTGCGGGTTCAATAACTAATGGCATGATAACGGAGAAGGGAAAGAAACAATTTCCAGTTTCTAATGTTCAAAAATGTTTTTTTCCTGTTTTTATAGAACATGCGTGGCAGTTTCAGGGAGCAGGACCATTTGATAGTGGAAGTAAATTATCGATCAACCCTATTGTATACCATAGTAAAATTGAGGATCAAAAAATAGATTTAGACGATTGTGTACTTAAAGTTTCGCGTAATGGAATCCTGATGCAAGGCGAATTAACAGGTAATAATCCTTTGGTGTTGGGTGAAGATGAAAAAACAGGCGCACCCGAAGATCAAAAGAAAATTGATTTTACGTTTGGGGTTTTTATTGATGGAACTTTGAACAATATGTATAACACTATTGCCAGAAAAACTTGGGAAGAAGATCAGATCAGGAAAAAACACCCTGAACTCTCTAATGAAGATAAGCAAAAGTATGCGGAAAATCCTGAAGAACATTTAAAGGTTGCAGCATCAAGTCAGGACCAGATAGGAAAAGAAAGCGAAAGTAAATACAAGTATAAAGAAGAAAATAGTTTTGAAAACGATTTAAGTAATCCTGCGATTATATTTAAAAATTATTTAGATGATTCTACAAATAAAACACATCCAGTTTATAAAATTTACACAGAAGGAATGGGGACAAATACCCTAAATGATGATGATCATAATGCTGATACTGGAGTTTTGCCTCTTGAAAATTATGAAAAAGATGATTTGATGGAAGGTCCAGGATTTGGACAAGGAAAAGCAGGAATATTAGACCGAGTAGAAAGAGCTGTAAAATTGATGGCAGATAAAATTGTCGCAATAGGCCAAACTGAGGTAGGCACCATTACAGTTGATGTTTTTGGTTTTAGCCGCGGTGCTGCGTCAGCCCGTTGTTTTGTTCATGAGATCACAAGACAACCCTATATGGCAACTGGAACAAATTATAAAGGTACGAGGTATTATAGAGACGCAAATGGTCATGAAGTAAGGAATAAATACAGCGATAAAAAACTACCAAGTAACGGAAGATTAGGGTATTACTTGACAGAAACAAAGAATCCAATAACTTTCGATCGGCTAATAATTCGCTTTGCAGGATTATATGACACGGTACCGCATCATGGTTTTGTACAATGGAATGATGTGAAGGATTTAGGACTTAATTCTATTAGCAAAGCAAAATATACTGTGCACATGGTTGCAGCAGATGAACATCGCGCTAATTTTGATTTAGTTGATATTTCATGTATTACAGGAAAAAAAGGAGGCGGAAAAACTGATAGAGGAATAGAACTTTATTTACCAGGAGTACACTGCGATGTAGGGGGAAGTTATGTTGAAGGAAGAAGTGAGGTAAACGGTCGAATAATGGTAAGCCCATTGCTATCTGGAATAGATCTTGAAAAAGAAAAGGAACGCCTTATTACCGAAGGATGGTTTAAACCAAAAGAACTAACTATTCATTGGGACAATCCACAGCGTACCATTATAAATGGAGTAGCCCGCGTACTATCTTCAAACAGAGAAGCTATAAGCAATCAATACAGTTACATCCCATTGCATTTAATGGTTAAATTTTGTTTAGATAACGATGTGCCAATTTACTTGAAAGGAATAACAGATGCGTACGCCTTTAAGAATACAAAATTCTCAAATATTTCTTTTTTAGAAAAAGTAAAAGCCCGATTAGAAGAATATGCTTTTCATGATGGTCAGCCCTTTGTATATGAAAATATGCCAATGCAAACTATAGTTGACGGTACAGATGATCATACCGCTCTTGCTATTGAAGAAGAGAGAAGAAAAAAAGAAGAGGACAGTTATAATGGTGAATTAAAAAAGTTGCGTCATGAGTACCTGCATTGGAACGCAGTTTATGGAGAGGGAATAATAAATACTTTAGTGCAAGCCAATAAGCCCAACTTTGAAGAGGGTAAACGAAAAAGAAAAGTCAATGGGTAA
- a CDS encoding MlaE family ABC transporter permease, with translation MILNLKNTFTEIGETALFAKKFFKEVFIPPYETKEFLKQCYVIGYKSLPLVMITGFIMGLVLTLQSRPTLVKFGAESWLPGMVALSLIREIAPVITALICAGKISSGIGAELGSMKVTEQIDAMEVSAVNPYNYLVVTRVLACTLMVPILVFFADAIGIFGGYVGINIHGDVNFYRYLTQIIQSLEFLDVFPATIKTFFFGFFIGMIGCFKGFNASNGTESVGQAANSAVVTASLSIFIIDMVAVQITDLFF, from the coding sequence TTGATTCTCAACCTAAAAAATACATTTACCGAAATAGGAGAAACAGCTTTGTTCGCCAAGAAGTTTTTTAAGGAGGTTTTTATTCCGCCTTACGAGACGAAAGAGTTTTTAAAGCAATGTTATGTTATCGGTTATAAATCTCTGCCTTTGGTAATGATTACAGGTTTTATTATGGGTTTAGTACTTACGCTTCAATCCAGACCAACTCTGGTAAAGTTTGGAGCCGAAAGCTGGCTGCCGGGAATGGTAGCTCTTTCGTTAATTCGAGAAATCGCCCCTGTTATTACAGCATTGATCTGTGCCGGAAAGATTTCATCTGGAATTGGTGCCGAATTAGGGTCTATGAAAGTAACAGAACAAATAGACGCCATGGAAGTTTCAGCGGTAAATCCGTATAACTATTTGGTTGTAACTCGAGTTTTGGCTTGTACACTAATGGTTCCAATTTTAGTTTTTTTTGCTGATGCAATAGGAATTTTCGGGGGTTATGTAGGAATTAATATTCACGGCGATGTCAATTTCTATCGCTACTTAACCCAAATTATTCAATCACTAGAATTTTTAGACGTGTTTCCCGCAACCATTAAAACATTCTTTTTTGGATTTTTTATCGGAATGATTGGATGTTTTAAAGGATTTAATGCATCAAACGGAACAGAAAGTGTGGGTCAGGCAGCGAATTCAGCAGTTGTAACAGCATCATTAAGCATTTTTATAATTGATATGGTGGCAGTTCAAATAACCGATTTATTCTTTTAA